One stretch of Thermanaerosceptrum fracticalcis DNA includes these proteins:
- a CDS encoding response regulator: protein MRIAVIDDEKGILLSVSLFLELEGHTPLTFSSPLEALKSINGENVDLIILDMRMPEMNGERVANLLKANPETRNIPLILFSAHESLPEVAERVGAQGILEKPFHFEKLNDLINSFLQ, encoded by the coding sequence GTGCGTATCGCCGTAATTGATGATGAAAAGGGAATCTTGCTCTCTGTCAGTTTATTCTTAGAATTAGAAGGGCATACACCCCTTACTTTCTCTTCTCCCCTGGAGGCTTTAAAGTCTATTAACGGGGAGAATGTAGATTTAATCATTTTAGATATGCGCATGCCGGAAATGAACGGCGAGAGGGTGGCTAATCTGTTGAAAGCCAATCCCGAAACTAGGAATATTCCTTTAATTTTGTTTTCTGCCCATGAAAGTTTACCAGAGGTGGCGGAAAGAGTAGGCGCCCAGGGAATCCTGGAAAAACCTTTTCACTTTGAAAAACTCAATGACTTAATCAACAGTTTTTTACAATAA
- the gyrA gene encoding DNA gyrase subunit A: protein MEVYTDGKIVPIRLEEEMKKSYIDYAMSVIIGRALPDVRDGLKPVHRRILYAMHESGMSHDKPHKKSARVVGDVLGRYHPHGDTAVYDAMVRLAQDFSTRYPLIDGHGNFGSIDGDSAAAMRYTEVRMAKIAMELLRDIEKETVNFVPNYDDSLEEPAVLPSRFPNLLVNGSSGIAVGMATNIPPHNLVEVINGVVALIDKPDITPKELMSTVKGPDFPTGGIIMGRDGIKQAYETGRGSIKVRGVSRIEKMNNGKMRILITELPYLVNKARLIEKIAELVRDKKIDGITDLRDESDRTGMRIVIELRRDVNPQIILNQLYKQTQLEDNFGVIMLALVDGEPRVLNLKEMLFYYLEHQKDVIVRRTRYDLRKAEERLHIVEGLKIALDHIDEVVRIIRQSRDEQKAKINLMERFGLSEKQAQAIVDMRLGKLSGLEREKLEEEYRELIKKIAYLRSILADEKMVLKVIKEEITVIRDKYGDERRTQISAHEENLEVEDLIAEEDVVIAITHGGYIKRQPITVYRNQKRGGRGISAITTKEEDFVEHLFITTTHHYLLFFTNKGKVYRLKVYEIPEASRQAKGTAIVNLLFISGDEKITAVIPVRDFSEGQYLVTATRQGIVKKTSLTEYDSSRKDGIIALTLDENDELIGVKLTNGRDEIILSTRQGMVIRFAEDDVRSMGRTARGVKGITLESGDVVVGMETFRDGGELLVITEQGFGKKTPLTEFRIQSRGGKGIIGIKVTSRNGQVAGIMISSEGDEIMLITLDGIMIRVSVDEISTMGRATQGVKIMRLGENDKVVALARIAGKDEE, encoded by the coding sequence ATGGAAGTATACACTGATGGCAAAATTGTACCGATTAGACTGGAAGAAGAAATGAAAAAATCGTATATTGACTATGCCATGAGTGTTATTATAGGACGTGCGCTGCCTGATGTGCGGGATGGACTGAAACCGGTGCACAGGCGTATTCTTTACGCCATGCATGAATCAGGCATGTCCCATGACAAGCCCCATAAAAAATCAGCCCGTGTCGTGGGGGACGTGCTTGGACGTTATCATCCCCACGGTGATACTGCAGTTTATGATGCTATGGTCCGTTTAGCCCAGGATTTTTCTACCCGCTATCCTTTAATTGACGGTCACGGCAACTTTGGTTCAATCGACGGTGATTCGGCGGCAGCCATGCGTTACACAGAAGTGCGTATGGCCAAAATTGCCATGGAACTTTTAAGGGATATTGAAAAGGAGACAGTAAATTTTGTTCCCAACTATGATGATTCCTTAGAGGAACCTGCTGTCCTTCCCTCCCGTTTTCCTAACCTGTTGGTCAACGGGTCTTCCGGAATTGCTGTAGGTATGGCTACCAATATACCTCCCCACAACTTGGTAGAGGTGATTAACGGTGTGGTGGCCCTCATTGATAAACCTGATATTACTCCCAAAGAGTTAATGAGTACGGTAAAAGGCCCTGATTTTCCCACAGGGGGAATTATCATGGGCCGGGACGGCATTAAACAAGCCTACGAGACCGGGAGAGGTTCCATTAAAGTACGTGGTGTGTCCCGCATTGAAAAAATGAATAACGGCAAAATGCGCATCCTGATCACAGAACTACCCTATCTGGTGAACAAGGCCCGCCTGATCGAAAAAATTGCAGAACTGGTCAGGGATAAGAAGATTGACGGGATCACCGATCTTAGGGATGAATCGGACCGTACAGGTATGCGCATTGTCATCGAGCTGCGGCGTGATGTAAACCCCCAGATTATTCTCAATCAGCTGTATAAACAAACCCAACTGGAAGACAATTTTGGCGTGATTATGCTGGCTTTGGTGGACGGGGAACCCCGGGTACTCAATCTTAAAGAGATGCTTTTCTATTACCTGGAGCACCAAAAGGATGTTATTGTCCGCCGGACCCGTTATGATTTAAGGAAAGCAGAAGAACGCCTGCATATCGTCGAAGGTTTAAAAATAGCCTTAGACCATATTGATGAAGTAGTTCGTATTATTCGCCAATCCCGCGATGAGCAAAAGGCCAAAATTAATTTGATGGAGCGTTTTGGCCTCTCGGAAAAGCAAGCCCAGGCCATTGTGGATATGCGTCTGGGGAAACTCTCCGGTTTAGAAAGGGAAAAACTGGAGGAAGAATACCGGGAGCTAATCAAAAAAATTGCTTATTTAAGAAGCATCTTGGCTGACGAGAAAATGGTACTGAAAGTAATTAAAGAAGAAATTACAGTAATTCGTGACAAATATGGAGATGAGCGCCGCACCCAGATCAGTGCCCATGAAGAAAACCTGGAGGTAGAAGACCTCATTGCCGAAGAGGATGTAGTTATTGCTATCACCCATGGTGGTTACATTAAACGACAGCCTATTACCGTCTACCGTAATCAGAAACGGGGGGGCAGGGGCATTTCAGCCATCACGACCAAGGAAGAAGATTTTGTGGAACATTTATTTATTACCACTACCCACCATTACCTGCTGTTCTTCACCAATAAGGGTAAGGTATACCGTCTAAAAGTTTATGAAATTCCGGAAGCCAGCCGCCAGGCAAAAGGCACGGCCATCGTTAACCTTTTGTTTATTTCCGGGGATGAGAAAATTACCGCAGTCATCCCTGTCCGTGACTTTTCAGAGGGGCAGTACCTGGTTACTGCGACCCGGCAAGGGATCGTGAAGAAGACAAGCCTTACGGAATATGACTCTTCCAGGAAAGATGGGATTATTGCCCTTACTTTGGATGAAAATGACGAATTGATCGGTGTTAAACTGACCAACGGCCGGGATGAAATCATCCTCTCAACCCGCCAGGGCATGGTGATTCGTTTTGCTGAAGATGATGTGCGCAGTATGGGACGGACGGCTCGTGGTGTCAAGGGGATTACCCTGGAAAGCGGCGATGTGGTTGTTGGCATGGAAACCTTTAGAGATGGCGGAGAGCTCCTTGTGATTACGGAGCAAGGTTTTGGTAAGAAAACTCCTCTCACCGAGTTTCGTATCCAGTCCCGCGGTGGGAAAGGTATAATTGGTATTAAAGTTACTTCCCGTAACGGACAGGTAGCGGGCATTATGATCTCCTCAGAGGGTGATGAAATTATGCTGATTACCCTGGACGGCATTATGATTCGGGTCTCCGTAGATGAGATTTCCACCATGGGCAGGGCAACCCAGGGTGTCAAGATTATGCGCTTAGGGGAAAATGATAAAGTAGTGGCCCTGGCTAGAATTGCCGGAAAAGACGAAGAATAG
- a CDS encoding acetate/propionate family kinase — MKVLVLNCGSSSLKYQLFDMENEHVLAKGLVERIGLPGAVLTHRPGSEKYVIETEIPNHQKAIELVLQALVSNKHGVLKSLDEISAVGHRVVHGGEDFSGSVLITDAVIDALRRNIELAPLHNPPNIMGIEACQNLMPNVPQAGVFDTAFHQTMPPQAYLYGIPYEYYQKYKIRKYGFHGTSHKYVSQRAAAMLKRPIEEVKIITCHLGNGASIAAVDRGKSIDTSMGFTPLEGLMMGTRSGDLDPAIVSFLMEKEKWTTEETSNFLNKRCGVLGLSGVSSDFRDIENAADQGHERAQLALERFAYMVKKYIGSYAAVLNGVDAIVFTAGLGENSALMRVKICEGLDYLGVKLDLDKNYTRGIEADVSADDAKTRVFVIPTNEELMIARDTYEICRDLK, encoded by the coding sequence TTGAAAGTACTAGTTTTAAACTGTGGGAGTTCTTCCCTGAAATATCAGCTCTTTGATATGGAGAATGAACACGTCCTAGCCAAAGGTCTGGTGGAGAGAATCGGCTTGCCCGGAGCTGTTCTCACCCACAGGCCGGGATCTGAAAAATATGTTATCGAAACAGAGATACCCAATCACCAAAAGGCCATTGAGCTGGTACTGCAAGCTCTCGTCAGTAATAAGCATGGTGTTCTTAAATCCTTAGATGAAATCTCTGCCGTGGGACACCGTGTGGTACACGGCGGTGAGGATTTTTCCGGTTCGGTTTTGATTACTGATGCCGTTATAGATGCTTTGAGAAGAAATATTGAACTGGCCCCCTTACACAACCCGCCGAATATCATGGGCATTGAAGCTTGCCAGAACCTCATGCCAAATGTACCCCAGGCTGGTGTATTCGATACGGCTTTTCACCAGACTATGCCTCCTCAAGCTTATCTTTACGGGATTCCCTATGAATATTATCAAAAATATAAAATTCGTAAGTACGGTTTTCACGGCACCTCTCATAAATATGTTTCCCAGCGTGCTGCGGCCATGCTGAAGCGCCCTATTGAAGAAGTGAAAATTATCACCTGCCACTTGGGTAATGGAGCCAGTATTGCCGCTGTAGACCGTGGTAAATCTATTGATACCAGTATGGGCTTTACACCTCTGGAGGGTCTAATGATGGGTACCCGTTCCGGTGACCTGGACCCCGCCATTGTTTCCTTCCTCATGGAGAAAGAAAAATGGACCACAGAAGAAACCAGCAACTTCCTGAACAAGCGCTGCGGAGTTCTGGGATTATCCGGTGTAAGCAGTGACTTCAGGGATATCGAGAACGCTGCTGACCAGGGTCATGAAAGAGCTCAATTAGCCCTGGAGCGTTTTGCCTACATGGTGAAAAAATATATTGGTTCATATGCTGCGGTTCTAAACGGTGTTGATGCCATTGTTTTTACGGCTGGACTGGGCGAAAACTCTGCTTTGATGAGGGTCAAGATTTGTGAGGGTCTGGATTACCTGGGGGTTAAACTTGACCTTGATAAGAATTACACCAGAGGCATAGAAGCTGATGTTTCCGCTGATGATGCCAAAACCAGAGTATTTGTTATTCCCACCAACGAAGAACTCATGATCGCCCGGGATACCTACGAAATTTGTAGAGACTTAAAATAG
- the pdxT gene encoding pyridoxal 5'-phosphate synthase glutaminase subunit PdxT produces MKVGILNLQGAFREHIEEHIEALRKCDCEAMEIRKPEDMDEVQGLIVSGIKRTTEGILRVDFKILDKVLERAEKGMPIFGTCDGISLLAKEVEESSQPTMGLMDITVKRKDYGYGKESFKADLFIPALGAKPVRAVFIRAPYITRVKPNVGILCIYDDKIVMARQGNFLACSFYPELTYETRVHQYFIQMVKDAHSI; encoded by the coding sequence ATGAAGGTTGGGATATTAAATCTCCAGGGAGCCTTTAGAGAACATATAGAGGAACATATAGAGGCACTTCGTAAGTGCGATTGTGAGGCAATGGAAATTAGAAAACCGGAGGATATGGATGAAGTTCAGGGGCTTATTGTCTCAGGGATAAAAAGAACGACCGAGGGTATACTCAGGGTAGACTTTAAAATCCTTGATAAGGTTTTAGAGAGAGCAGAAAAAGGTATGCCTATTTTTGGAACGTGTGACGGGATAAGTCTTCTGGCTAAAGAAGTGGAAGAGAGCAGCCAACCAACCATGGGATTGATGGATATTACTGTAAAAAGAAAAGACTATGGATACGGTAAAGAAAGTTTTAAGGCGGACCTTTTTATTCCTGCACTAGGGGCTAAACCGGTACGGGCTGTGTTTATCAGGGCTCCCTATATCACACGGGTTAAACCTAATGTAGGTATTCTCTGCATCTATGATGATAAAATTGTCATGGCCCGCCAGGGAAATTTCCTGGCCTGTTCTTTCTATCCTGAGCTGACGTATGAAACCAGGGTACACCAGTACTTTATACAAATGGTGAAAGATGCGCATTCTATCTGA
- a CDS encoding pyridoxal-phosphate-dependent aminotransferase family protein, giving the protein MREKQYLMIPGPTPVPPRILRALSIPAIGHRSPQFAEIMKDVTARLKNIFETENDVLILTSSGTGAMEAAVCNFVNAGDKVLVMENGNFGERWVKLNKRYGADVEIIAGPWGEPHNPQALKARIDADKEHQIKAVFVTHNETSTGVVNDIKALREAVGDHPALFIVDSVSGMAVSPLKIDEWKLDVVATGSQKAFMIPPGLAFISVSPRAWAICEKVTTPRFYFDLRAAKKAYTEKFNTPYTPATNLIVALQESLKMMEEEGLPSIWARHEKYKTLVRAAIKELGLEPLAGDEAASGAVTAIKKPGNIDVKKISKLMREKHNIIIAAGQGKLETEIFRIGHLGYVHVNDIIVTIAALEMTLKELGMDIVLGRGVAAVLNLLVKGE; this is encoded by the coding sequence ATGCGTGAAAAACAGTATCTGATGATTCCAGGACCTACACCAGTTCCCCCCAGGATTCTCCGGGCTTTAAGCATTCCGGCCATCGGGCACAGGTCCCCCCAATTTGCCGAGATTATGAAAGACGTCACGGCCAGGCTCAAAAACATCTTTGAAACGGAAAATGATGTGTTGATCCTTACCTCATCCGGCACCGGTGCTATGGAAGCAGCCGTGTGCAACTTTGTCAATGCCGGTGACAAGGTTTTAGTGATGGAAAACGGTAACTTCGGCGAACGCTGGGTAAAACTCAACAAACGCTACGGTGCCGATGTGGAAATAATTGCCGGCCCCTGGGGTGAACCCCATAACCCGCAAGCTTTAAAGGCACGAATCGACGCAGACAAAGAACACCAGATTAAAGCGGTCTTTGTTACCCATAATGAAACCTCCACGGGCGTGGTTAACGACATCAAGGCCCTAAGGGAGGCCGTAGGCGACCATCCCGCCCTTTTTATTGTTGATTCCGTCAGCGGCATGGCTGTGTCGCCCCTGAAAATTGACGAGTGGAAATTGGATGTGGTGGCTACAGGCTCCCAAAAAGCTTTCATGATCCCGCCGGGATTAGCTTTTATCAGTGTGAGTCCTAGAGCTTGGGCAATATGTGAAAAAGTTACTACACCCAGATTTTACTTTGATTTACGGGCGGCTAAGAAAGCCTATACGGAAAAGTTCAATACTCCCTATACTCCTGCAACCAATTTAATCGTAGCCCTTCAGGAATCCCTGAAAATGATGGAGGAAGAAGGGTTACCCAGTATTTGGGCAAGGCATGAAAAATATAAAACCCTGGTGAGAGCCGCCATCAAAGAATTAGGTCTGGAACCTTTAGCCGGCGATGAGGCCGCTTCCGGTGCTGTCACTGCCATCAAGAAACCCGGCAACATCGACGTCAAAAAGATCTCCAAACTCATGCGGGAAAAACATAACATCATCATTGCCGCAGGGCAGGGCAAGCTGGAGACGGAGATTTTCCGGATTGGCCATTTGGGTTATGTTCATGTCAATGATATTATCGTGACCATTGCCGCCCTGGAAATGACCCTAAAAGAACTGGGCATGGATATTGTCTTAGGACGGGGCGTCGCTGCCGTACTAAACTTACTTGTGAAGGGAGAATAA
- the serA gene encoding phosphoglycerate dehydrogenase, which yields MKVLVCDPISEKGVALLNEAPGVQVDVRLKLTEDQLCELVPEYHGIVVRSETKITRRVLEHAAQLKVVGRAGVGVDNIDVEAATLLGVVVVNTPDGNTIAAAEHTMGMMLALARHIPQADQSLRQGQWNRSKYMGVELRNKTMGIIGLGKIGSEVAKRCKAFGMNVLAYDPYVPQEIAKRAGVELMNLETVLKESDFITVHMPLTKETKYMISGPQFAMMKDGVRILNVARGGIIDENALYDAIVNKKVAGAALDVYEKEPQTQSPLFTLPEVVATPHLGASTEEAQVNVAIDVVKEIIRVLNGEPVQNAVNIPFIKPELLGVVRPYMELTEKLGKLAGHLARGPVDDIEIKYLGDIAALDLSSLTNTFLKGLLRPFLHEAVNYVNAPLVAKQRGIKVREIKSTQTEDYTNQICVTIKGNGTWQRSIAGTVFKKNELRILRIDDFSLDIQPTGHLLIIKHTDKPKMIGQVGMILGDYDINIASMQVDRKEIGGHAMMILPIDQQINAEVMEKIKNLDGIIEASYVAL from the coding sequence ATGAAAGTTTTAGTCTGTGACCCTATTTCTGAAAAAGGTGTAGCCCTGTTAAATGAAGCTCCTGGTGTACAGGTAGATGTTAGACTGAAGCTTACTGAAGACCAGCTTTGCGAACTGGTACCGGAGTATCATGGGATCGTAGTAAGAAGTGAGACCAAAATTACCAGACGTGTTTTAGAGCACGCAGCCCAGCTTAAGGTTGTGGGCAGAGCCGGTGTGGGTGTAGATAATATAGATGTGGAAGCCGCCACTTTATTAGGCGTAGTTGTAGTGAATACGCCCGATGGTAACACCATCGCCGCTGCTGAACATACTATGGGTATGATGCTGGCCCTGGCCCGTCATATTCCCCAGGCCGACCAGTCACTAAGGCAGGGTCAGTGGAACCGTTCAAAGTACATGGGTGTGGAACTACGTAATAAAACCATGGGTATTATTGGCTTAGGAAAAATAGGTTCGGAAGTGGCCAAGCGGTGCAAGGCCTTTGGTATGAATGTCCTGGCCTATGATCCTTATGTGCCCCAGGAAATTGCCAAAAGGGCCGGGGTAGAGCTGATGAATCTGGAAACGGTTCTCAAGGAAAGCGACTTTATTACTGTGCACATGCCTTTGACTAAGGAAACAAAGTATATGATCAGCGGTCCCCAATTTGCGATGATGAAAGATGGTGTAAGAATCTTAAACGTAGCCCGCGGCGGCATCATCGATGAGAATGCCCTCTATGACGCCATTGTCAACAAAAAAGTGGCCGGCGCCGCCTTAGACGTTTATGAAAAAGAACCTCAAACCCAGAGTCCCCTCTTTACCTTACCGGAAGTGGTGGCTACACCCCACCTGGGAGCATCCACCGAAGAGGCCCAGGTTAACGTGGCCATTGATGTGGTAAAAGAAATTATTCGTGTCCTAAACGGGGAGCCTGTGCAAAACGCCGTAAATATTCCTTTTATCAAGCCTGAACTGCTGGGCGTGGTACGTCCTTATATGGAGCTTACGGAAAAACTGGGTAAACTGGCAGGCCACCTGGCCCGTGGACCCGTGGATGACATTGAGATCAAATACCTGGGAGATATCGCTGCCCTGGATCTCAGTTCTCTGACTAATACCTTCCTCAAAGGCTTGTTAAGACCTTTTCTCCATGAAGCCGTTAACTATGTCAATGCGCCGCTGGTAGCCAAGCAGCGGGGTATCAAAGTAAGAGAAATAAAAAGTACACAAACAGAGGACTATACCAACCAAATTTGTGTTACAATTAAAGGAAACGGAACCTGGCAGCGCTCCATTGCCGGTACCGTCTTTAAGAAAAACGAGCTGCGTATCCTGCGCATTGATGATTTCTCCCTGGATATCCAGCCTACGGGCCATCTCCTAATCATCAAGCATACCGACAAGCCCAAAATGATAGGACAAGTAGGTATGATCCTGGGGGATTATGATATCAATATCGCCAGCATGCAGGTAGACAGAAAAGAAATCGGCGGTCATGCCATGATGATTCTACCCATTGACCAGCAAATCAATGCAGAGGTCATGGAGAAGATAAAAAATTTAGATGGTATTATAGAGGCCAGTTATGTAGCGTTGTAA
- the serS gene encoding serine--tRNA ligase produces MLDIKFVRNNPEVVKEALNRRNSSTNVVDEFLKIDEERRQKLVITEQLKNKRNVVSEEIGRLKKTGQPAEELVLEMREVSQKIKDLDEEVRLIEEKLNSIILTIPNIPHATVPTGPDDSANREERKWGAPRQFNFDAKPHWDIGEQLDILDFERAAKVTGARFTFYKGLGARLERALINFMLDLHITEHGYVELIPPFMVNRDSMIGTGQLPKFEQDMFHLENLDYFLIPTAEVPVTNIYRDEILPEEMLPIYHVAYSPCFRAEAGAHGRDTRGLIRQHQFNKVELVKFSHPSTSYEELEKLTNNAERVLQLLELPYRVMCLSSGDMGFSSAKTYDLEVWLPSFNTYREISSCSNFEDFQARRANIRFRPAGRGGKPEFVHTLNGSGLAIGRTTSAILENYQEEDGSVVIPKVLRPYMGGLERITPLKKKVSC; encoded by the coding sequence ATGTTGGATATCAAGTTTGTTCGCAATAATCCGGAGGTAGTCAAAGAAGCCTTGAACCGGCGTAACAGCAGTACGAACGTTGTGGATGAGTTTCTGAAGATCGATGAGGAAAGACGTCAAAAACTGGTTATCACGGAACAGCTAAAGAACAAGCGCAATGTAGTTTCGGAGGAGATCGGGCGCTTAAAGAAAACAGGACAGCCGGCAGAGGAGCTAGTACTGGAGATGCGGGAGGTTTCCCAAAAAATCAAAGATTTGGATGAGGAAGTACGGCTCATTGAGGAAAAACTAAATTCAATCATTTTAACCATTCCCAATATACCTCATGCTACTGTACCTACCGGTCCAGATGACAGTGCTAACCGGGAAGAAAGAAAGTGGGGCGCGCCCAGGCAGTTTAATTTTGACGCCAAACCTCACTGGGATATTGGTGAGCAGCTTGATATTCTTGACTTTGAACGGGCGGCTAAGGTAACCGGCGCCAGGTTTACCTTTTACAAAGGGCTGGGTGCCCGCCTGGAAAGGGCTCTTATTAACTTTATGCTGGATTTGCATATCACTGAGCATGGTTATGTGGAGCTGATTCCTCCCTTCATGGTTAACCGGGACAGCATGATCGGTACCGGTCAGCTTCCTAAATTTGAACAGGATATGTTCCACCTGGAGAATCTTGATTATTTCTTAATTCCCACAGCAGAAGTTCCGGTGACCAATATCTACCGGGACGAAATTCTTCCTGAAGAAATGCTGCCCATTTATCACGTGGCTTACAGTCCCTGCTTCCGGGCCGAGGCAGGAGCCCACGGCCGGGATACCCGGGGATTAATCCGTCAGCACCAGTTCAATAAGGTGGAACTGGTGAAGTTCAGTCACCCCAGTACTTCTTACGAAGAACTTGAGAAATTGACCAATAACGCGGAAAGAGTCCTGCAACTTTTGGAACTGCCTTATCGTGTAATGTGTTTGAGCAGCGGTGATATGGGATTCTCTTCGGCCAAGACTTATGACCTGGAGGTATGGCTGCCCAGTTTCAATACGTACCGGGAAATCTCATCCTGCAGTAACTTTGAGGACTTCCAGGCTCGCCGGGCTAACATCCGTTTCCGTCCTGCCGGCAGGGGCGGCAAACCCGAATTTGTCCACACCCTGAACGGATCAGGCCTGGCCATTGGACGTACCACTTCGGCTATTCTGGAGAATTATCAGGAAGAAGACGGCAGTGTGGTGATTCCCAAAGTACTGCGTCCTTATATGGGTGGACTAGAGAGAATAACGCCCCTTAAGAAAAAAGTATCATGTTGA
- the tadA gene encoding tRNA adenosine(34) deaminase TadA, with protein sequence MNHEFFMREALTEAKKALEKGEVPIGAVVVLDGEIIGRGHNLRETEDDPTAHAEIVALREAGKNKKGWRLTGATLYVTLEPCPMCAGAMLLSRIHRVVYGADDPKAGAAGSLLNILQFPGFNHEVKITGGVLAEECAELLQEFFKNRRS encoded by the coding sequence ATGAATCACGAATTTTTTATGCGTGAAGCCTTAACTGAAGCCAAAAAGGCTTTAGAGAAAGGCGAAGTGCCCATCGGCGCTGTTGTGGTCCTGGATGGGGAGATCATCGGACGGGGACATAATCTTAGAGAGACCGAAGACGACCCAACGGCCCATGCGGAAATTGTGGCCCTGCGTGAGGCAGGAAAAAACAAAAAAGGCTGGCGCCTCACAGGCGCAACTCTTTATGTGACCCTGGAGCCCTGTCCCATGTGTGCCGGGGCCATGCTCTTAAGCCGCATTCACCGTGTAGTCTATGGGGCTGATGACCCCAAAGCCGGTGCGGCGGGTAGCCTTTTAAACATCCTCCAGTTTCCCGGTTTTAATCACGAAGTAAAAATCACCGGCGGTGTCCTGGCTGAAGAATGTGCCGAATTGCTCCAGGAATTTTTCAAAAACCGCCGTAGTTAG
- a CDS encoding IS91 family transposase has product MGQDNILREIFFDENKHWEKFVNKYEDRIRPVVIKEINKFNRCGQKEAGFTLFACPVCGEMKIVPHTCKGRFCTSCATGYTQEWSRETSKRMYPVPHRHIMFTVDERLWEIFTRHRELLKDLMDLAVKILLEWLKKRGKVKSGAMVGIHTFGARMNFNPHVHILVTEGGFDGAGKWVVKDFIPYVMLRKRWQAAVMEMLKKKLPEQEVKRYKKLFQKIWDDNPEGFVIYGPPNKKGQGSVEAQVGYIGRYMRRPAMALSRIVDYDGENVTFKYFDKTEQKEKQETITVEEFISRIIRHIPDEQFKTIRYYGIYSRRSKRLADKLMEAYLGRQKRRKNGQRGKQRIGWRNKIEEFTGKDPLECMRCKEIMEYKGKVCLKSGILKVVDAVDDFAKKRLKELAGIDEPSKQKKKETRKEKAA; this is encoded by the coding sequence ATGGGCCAGGATAATATCTTAAGAGAGATATTTTTTGATGAGAACAAGCATTGGGAAAAGTTTGTTAATAAATACGAAGACAGAATACGTCCTGTTGTGATAAAGGAAATCAATAAATTTAATCGATGTGGACAAAAAGAAGCAGGATTTACTCTGTTCGCATGTCCGGTATGTGGAGAAATGAAAATAGTTCCTCACACGTGTAAGGGACGTTTTTGTACATCGTGCGCAACCGGATACACCCAAGAATGGAGTCGAGAAACCAGTAAAAGAATGTATCCGGTTCCTCATCGCCACATCATGTTTACAGTGGACGAACGTTTGTGGGAAATATTTACCCGTCATAGAGAACTCTTGAAAGATCTAATGGACCTGGCAGTAAAAATACTATTAGAATGGCTGAAGAAAAGAGGAAAAGTCAAATCCGGCGCCATGGTAGGAATACATACCTTTGGAGCAAGAATGAACTTCAATCCCCATGTACATATCCTAGTAACTGAAGGTGGTTTTGACGGAGCGGGGAAATGGGTTGTTAAAGACTTTATCCCATATGTAATGCTGAGGAAAAGGTGGCAGGCGGCAGTAATGGAGATGTTGAAGAAAAAACTGCCGGAACAAGAAGTTAAACGATATAAGAAGTTGTTTCAAAAGATATGGGATGATAACCCTGAAGGATTTGTAATCTATGGTCCGCCCAATAAAAAAGGACAAGGGTCAGTAGAAGCCCAAGTAGGATATATAGGGCGGTACATGAGAAGACCTGCCATGGCGTTAAGCAGAATTGTAGACTATGACGGGGAAAATGTAACCTTTAAATACTTTGATAAAACAGAGCAAAAAGAAAAACAAGAAACCATCACCGTAGAAGAATTCATATCACGGATAATAAGGCATATACCGGATGAGCAATTTAAAACAATCCGGTATTATGGAATTTACTCCAGAAGGAGTAAAAGATTGGCTGACAAATTAATGGAAGCATACCTGGGAAGGCAGAAAAGAAGGAAAAACGGCCAAAGAGGAAAGCAACGGATAGGCTGGAGAAATAAAATAGAAGAATTCACAGGAAAAGACCCGTTAGAATGTATGAGATGTAAAGAGATAATGGAATACAAGGGGAAAGTGTGTCTAAAATCAGGGATATTGAAAGTTGTTGATGCCGTAGATGACTTTGCTAAAAAAAGACTAAAGGAGTTGGCAGGAATAGATGAGCCCAGTAAGCAGAAAAAGAAAGAAACACGCAAAGAAAAAGCCGCCTAA